One genomic window of Elaeis guineensis isolate ETL-2024a chromosome 2, EG11, whole genome shotgun sequence includes the following:
- the LOC140855618 gene encoding uncharacterized protein produces the protein MSALCAAYHPRLLLCRNPTPASPAAGRRRHPLPVRCATVTEEKRSARVATVNNGRDSLTICRVLNGMWQTSGGWGRIDRDAAVEAMLRHADAGLTTFDMADHYGPAEDLYGIFINRVRRERSPELLEEVKGLTKWVPPPVKMTGSYVQENINISRKRMDVASLDMLQFHWYSLAPLASLEVEKC, from the exons ATGTCGGCTTTGTGTGCGGCCTACCATCCCCGCCTCCTCCTCTGCCGCAATCCCACCCCAGCATCGCCGGCGGCTGGTCGCCGGCGGCATCCGCTACCGGTCCGGTGCGCCACGGTGACGGAGGAGAAGAGGAGTGCGCGGGTGGCGACGGTGAATAACGGCCGCGACTCGCTGACCATATGCCGGGTGCTGAACGGGATGTGGCAGACAAGCGGCGGGTGGGGGCGGATTGACCGCGACGCCGCCGTCGAGGCCATGCTCCGCCACGCCGACGCTGGCCTCACCACCTTCGACATGGCCGATCACT ATGGACCTGCGGAGGACTTGTATGGTATTTTCATCAACAGAGTCCGCCGGGAGCGCTCACCAGAGTTGCTTGAAGAAGTTAAGGG CCTTACAAAGTGGGTGCCACCTCCAGTTAAGATGACAGGCAGCTATGTTCAGGAGAATATCAACATATCACGGAAGAGGATGGATGTTGCTTCACTGGACATGCTTCAGTTTCATTGGTATTCTCTTGCACCTTTAGCATCTCTTGAAGTTGAGAAGTGCTGA